A section of the Virgibacillus sp. NKC19-3 genome encodes:
- a CDS encoding carbohydrate ABC transporter permease, which translates to MAKGTQIKNKRKISKDQWTAICFLIPSLFLILVFVYGFIGWTGYVSLSNYNSLVPDFSFAGLKNYIYLFQDFRFQSDLRNTLFFTIFFIGMVIVMGLGLAILIDQKLKGETIFRNIFLFPMALSFVVTGVVWQWLLNPSTGFNQFLQVFGIQPKWYTDTNILAGFEWGNIEFGLPIAIIAVVIAAVWQMTGFSLAMYLAGLRGIPDELREAARMDGASEFQVYRKVVLPMLLPITMSVVIIMAHISLKIFDLIYAMTGPGANFVTDVPGVYMFETTFRGNYYANGAAIAIIMLLLVAVFIVPYLWSNRKGDR; encoded by the coding sequence ATGGCGAAAGGTACACAGATAAAGAACAAGCGAAAAATTTCAAAAGATCAATGGACAGCGATATGTTTTTTGATTCCATCCCTTTTTCTTATTCTTGTTTTTGTTTATGGGTTTATCGGGTGGACGGGATATGTTTCGTTAAGTAATTATAATTCACTGGTACCGGATTTTTCATTTGCAGGACTAAAAAATTATATCTATTTATTCCAGGATTTCAGGTTCCAGTCGGATTTGCGTAATACATTATTTTTCACTATTTTCTTTATTGGTATGGTTATTGTAATGGGGCTGGGCTTAGCCATATTAATCGATCAGAAGCTAAAAGGGGAAACGATTTTCCGTAATATTTTTCTATTTCCGATGGCTTTATCTTTTGTCGTTACGGGAGTTGTATGGCAATGGTTACTGAATCCTTCTACCGGATTTAATCAGTTTTTACAGGTGTTTGGAATCCAACCAAAATGGTATACGGATACAAATATTCTGGCAGGTTTTGAGTGGGGAAATATTGAATTTGGTTTACCAATTGCTATTATAGCGGTGGTTATTGCTGCAGTATGGCAAATGACAGGCTTTTCCCTAGCAATGTATTTAGCCGGATTGCGCGGAATCCCGGACGAACTACGCGAAGCGGCTCGTATGGACGGAGCAAGTGAGTTTCAAGTTTATCGAAAAGTTGTTTTGCCTATGCTTCTGCCAATTACAATGAGTGTTGTTATTATTATGGCACATATTTCCCTGAAAATATTTGATTTAATTTATGCGATGACAGGTCCAGGTGCTAATTTCGTTACCGATGTACCTGGCGTTTATATGTTTGAAACCACGTTTAGAGGAAATTATTATGCGAATGGCGCTGCGATAGCCATTATCATGTTACTCCTAGTGGCAGTATTTATTGTTCCATACTTATGGAGCAACAGAAAGGGTGATCGTTAA
- a CDS encoding ABC transporter substrate-binding protein encodes MKKVYGIVIFVALVLLIAACSADSSGDMESDGGSDENESSDSSSGEVEIFSWWTGAGEEDGLLAFIDLFEEKHPDITVENAAVAGGAGTNAKAVLATRMQGNDPPSTFQVHGGEELNKSWVAADKMEPLNDLFEENEWMDKFPEELIELVSEGDDIYSVPVNIHRGNVFFYNMEIFEENDIEVPTSFDEFFAAAEQLEEAGITPIALGDKESWPATQVFENILLGVLGPDDYQNLFAGEIEFDDERVVEAIEIFGQMLDYVNEDHASRNWQDAAQLVASGEAAMINMGDWAKGYFANDLDLETNEDFGYFPFPDTDGEFQVITDTFGLPKGVENTEEVEKFLTEFGSVEGQDTFNPLKGGIPARVDADPEEYDEYGKDAMEDFTNSRLVPSLAHGSAASEGFLTKANQAVNIFVTQGDIDNFIQALENAAPEM; translated from the coding sequence GTGAAGAAAGTATATGGGATAGTCATATTTGTTGCACTTGTACTCTTGATAGCTGCATGTAGTGCGGATTCGTCAGGTGACATGGAATCAGACGGTGGTTCGGATGAAAATGAAAGCAGCGATAGTTCAAGTGGTGAAGTGGAAATCTTCAGTTGGTGGACTGGAGCTGGAGAAGAAGATGGATTACTTGCATTTATTGATTTATTCGAAGAGAAACATCCGGACATTACGGTTGAAAATGCAGCAGTAGCTGGCGGTGCGGGAACGAATGCCAAAGCAGTGCTGGCAACACGAATGCAAGGAAATGATCCGCCATCAACATTTCAAGTACATGGTGGCGAGGAACTGAACAAAAGTTGGGTTGCCGCAGATAAAATGGAGCCATTAAATGATTTGTTTGAAGAAAATGAGTGGATGGATAAATTTCCTGAAGAATTAATTGAGCTAGTAAGTGAGGGTGATGACATTTACTCTGTACCTGTAAATATTCACCGTGGGAATGTTTTCTTCTATAATATGGAAATATTTGAAGAGAATGATATTGAGGTACCTACATCTTTTGATGAATTTTTTGCCGCGGCGGAGCAATTAGAGGAAGCTGGTATAACCCCAATCGCATTAGGCGACAAAGAATCATGGCCTGCAACACAGGTTTTTGAAAACATTCTCTTAGGTGTCTTAGGGCCAGATGATTACCAAAATCTTTTTGCAGGTGAAATTGAATTTGATGATGAACGGGTTGTGGAAGCGATAGAAATCTTCGGGCAAATGCTTGATTATGTGAACGAGGATCATGCATCCCGTAATTGGCAAGATGCTGCTCAGCTTGTCGCAAGTGGTGAAGCTGCGATGATTAATATGGGCGACTGGGCAAAAGGCTATTTTGCAAATGATTTGGATTTGGAAACAAATGAAGACTTTGGGTATTTTCCATTTCCGGATACGGATGGTGAATTTCAGGTAATCACGGATACATTCGGATTACCAAAAGGGGTGGAGAACACAGAAGAAGTTGAGAAATTCTTGACAGAATTTGGATCCGTAGAAGGTCAGGATACGTTCAACCCTTTAAAAGGGGGAATTCCTGCTCGAGTAGATGCCGATCCGGAAGAATATGATGAATACGGGAAAGATGCAATGGAAGATTTCACGAATTCCAGATTAGTACCAAGTCTCGCACATGGATCAGCGGCATCGGAAGGATTTTTAACAAAAGCGAATCAAGCTGTAAACATATTTGTGACACAAGGAGATATTGATAATTTTATTCAAGCGTTAGAAAACGCAGCACCTGAGATGTAG
- a CDS encoding response regulator transcription factor — protein sequence MHILIAEDELLERKACKKFIEDNFHHMLVVGEAENGRKAIELAEKTNPDIIFMDIKMPGIDGLTAIKEIHKSQPQTKFILLSAYDSFDYAKEAMRFGIKDYILKPGKREEMMKTIERVEREIEEEQEKRRKESALLKEKFIIKLMQPASFDEEMIELQKALFPDMKSGCFFVIKPTVDNHLESIKNAIKAMISHSTIVLQTREVTVICMIAPTILEKSAILTLARKLNYELDDKLFIGMGFPYISLDNLSKSYFEAYEACLLLASENNRKYGFLQTNHSRRNEESPITQIGHMVEKGHSNGAKMYFKKYQETLTDSEKEALYMELKMIFTTHDIAMPRYSFTSLQTDQDWYSFLHLCCMKLSEFHQSKQYGFQARKYILAHFAETITLENVAASVNLSPNYLSNLFKQEFGETFIDFVTKVRLQKAKELMELNWYSLKEISFMVGYNDPNYFSRVFKKYYHESPKQFQQGIFEK from the coding sequence ATGCACATATTGATTGCAGAAGATGAATTATTGGAGCGAAAAGCATGTAAGAAATTCATTGAAGACAACTTTCATCATATGCTTGTTGTCGGAGAGGCTGAAAATGGAAGGAAAGCTATTGAGTTAGCTGAGAAGACCAATCCGGATATTATTTTTATGGATATCAAGATGCCAGGTATTGATGGGTTAACGGCCATTAAGGAGATCCACAAGTCTCAACCACAGACCAAATTTATATTGCTTTCCGCCTATGATTCGTTCGACTATGCGAAAGAAGCGATGCGGTTTGGGATTAAGGATTATATTTTAAAACCTGGGAAAAGGGAAGAAATGATGAAAACAATAGAACGGGTGGAAAGAGAAATTGAAGAGGAACAGGAGAAAAGAAGAAAAGAAAGTGCACTTTTGAAGGAAAAATTTATAATAAAATTGATGCAACCTGCCTCCTTTGATGAAGAGATGATCGAACTACAAAAAGCGTTATTTCCTGACATGAAAAGTGGCTGTTTTTTCGTGATAAAGCCAACGGTTGATAATCATCTAGAATCTATTAAGAACGCTATTAAAGCAATGATTTCACATTCTACTATAGTACTTCAAACCCGGGAAGTTACGGTTATATGTATGATTGCACCAACGATACTTGAAAAGTCAGCGATATTAACATTAGCTAGAAAGCTAAATTATGAACTTGATGACAAGCTGTTCATTGGAATGGGTTTTCCATACATTTCTTTAGATAATCTCTCGAAATCCTATTTTGAAGCATATGAGGCTTGTTTACTTCTAGCTTCAGAGAACAACAGAAAATACGGATTCCTTCAAACAAATCATTCACGACGAAATGAAGAAAGTCCTATTACTCAAATAGGTCATATGGTTGAAAAGGGACATAGTAATGGTGCAAAAATGTATTTTAAAAAATATCAGGAAACGCTGACAGATAGTGAAAAAGAAGCACTGTATATGGAGCTAAAAATGATATTCACGACGCATGATATTGCTATGCCTAGATATTCATTTACTTCACTGCAAACGGATCAGGATTGGTACTCCTTTCTTCATTTATGCTGTATGAAACTAAGTGAATTTCATCAGTCGAAACAATATGGTTTTCAGGCAAGAAAATACATCCTTGCGCATTTCGCAGAAACAATAACATTGGAAAATGTTGCAGCTTCCGTGAATTTAAGTCCGAATTATTTATCGAATCTGTTTAAGCAGGAATTCGGGGAGACCTTTATTGATTTTGTAACAAAGGTTCGTTTGCAAAAAGCAAAAGAATTAATGGAGCTTAATTGGTATTCCTTAAAAGAAATTAGTTTCATGGTCGGGTATAATGATCCAAATTATTTTAGTCGAGTTTTTAAAAAATATTATCATGAATCTCCGAAGCAGTTTCAACAAGGTATCTTTGAAAAGTGA